A region from the Hippoglossus hippoglossus isolate fHipHip1 chromosome 16, fHipHip1.pri, whole genome shotgun sequence genome encodes:
- the ube3d gene encoding E3 ubiquitin-protein ligase E3D — MAGLEMQTKTHEVGVFLELRRRLHTGLLIVRKDGAGSPADVVVTGGDSALCVRTLKGDLSLGLPSGVTLEPGSCIPTSAGKSCGEELHYRLRINVAESSEEEASDSVMETLRAKETYCFHCQGCMTRLLEDRVFKRVLPLPNGNWNVLVDDWCCHSDPFAKEKLQPRAEDCLLGDTFLLLARDDSCDQTLTEEVSLVSTEDGQDSKKSCRRLVLISCKSCSAELGEAVAPGTLKLYFTQVLVEPAVGDRKTEASIKRPVFVERTIAARLSELSNSLSTFHFTVQTPDEKPFLLLWLLNSDSIIASVPETCDGALHSPSPRAARALKLLYVACSNPGNMQRDVVTSWEVNVIGHPVVLPQKVCEELQQVIDDSNSTLPASMRHMRSYEVAYLRL; from the exons ATGGCGGGTTTAGagatgcaaacaaaaacacatgaggTCGGAGTGTTCttagagctgaggaggaggctTCACACTGGACTCCTCATCGTCAG GAAAGACGGAGCCGGAAGTCCTGCTGATGTGGTTGTGACAGGTGGAGATTCAGCGCTCTGCGTCCGGACTCTGAAAGGCGACCTGAGCCTGGGTTTGCCATCAGGAGTCACCTTGGAGCCGGGATCCTGCATTCCGACATCCGCGGGAAAATCCTGCGGAGAGGAGCTACATTACAGACTGCGCATCAATGTTGCAGAGAGCTCAGAAGAAG AGGCTTCTGACAGTGTGATGGAGACACTCCGGGCAAAAGAGACTTATTGCTTCCACTGCCAGGGCTGCATGACCAGGCTGCtggaggacag aGTGTTTAAGAGAGTGCTTCCTCTCCCTAACGGCAACTGGAACGTCCTTGTGGACGACTGGTGTTGCCACTCGGATCCGTTCGCCAAGGAGAAGTTGCAGCCCAGAGCAGAGGACTGTTTACTGGGCGACACTTTCCTCCTCTTAGCCAGAGATGACAGCTGTGATCAGACTCTCACAGAGGAAGTGAGCCTAGTCAGCACAGAGGACGGTCAAGATTCAAAG AAATCCTGCCGCCGACTGGTACTCATCTCCTGTAAGAGCTGTTCTGCAGAACTGGGAGAGGCCGTTGCACCAG GGACCCTGAAATTGTACTTCACACAGGTGTTGGTGGAGCCTGCAGTGggagacaggaagacagaagCCTCAATTAAAAG ACCTGTCTTTGTGGAGAGGACAATAGCAGCCAGACTGTCGGAGCTGTCCAACTCACTGAGCACCTTCCACTTCACTGTCCAAACTCCTGATGAAAAACCCTTCTTATTG ctctggctACTGAACAGCGATTCCATCATAGCGTCAGTCCCGGAGACGTGTGACGGGGCTCTTCACAGTCCATCGCCCAGAGCTGCCAGAGCCCTGAAACTGCTCTACGTAGCCTGCTCCAACCCGGGCAACATGCAGAGAGA cgtTGTAACTAGTTGGGAGGTCAATGTCATCGGACATCCTGTGGTGCTGCCGCAGAAGGTGTGCGAGGAGCTACAGCAAGTGATAGATGACAGCAATTCTACACTTCCTGCGTCGATGCGTCACATGAGGTCCTATGAG